In Chryseobacterium gotjawalense, the following are encoded in one genomic region:
- a CDS encoding LURP-one-related/scramblase family protein yields the protein MVLKNLNYPLDFKFKITTLSSDFNITDKNGNYVAYVRQKMFKLKEDVLVFNDESKSQELFRIKADRWLDFNASYSINDLLTHKNYGRLARKGMRSFWKSHYEIFDDNDHLKFSVSEDNAWVKIMDGLVSEIPIIGMFTGYFLNPSYTVKDAGGTEYFRLKKMPSFIGRRFQLDRLKDIDDQDESLVVLSFLMMVLLERSRG from the coding sequence ATGGTCCTTAAAAATCTGAATTACCCTCTTGATTTTAAATTTAAAATAACCACTTTGTCCAGTGATTTTAACATTACCGATAAAAATGGAAATTATGTAGCTTACGTTCGCCAGAAAATGTTCAAACTCAAAGAAGATGTTCTCGTCTTCAATGACGAATCCAAATCGCAGGAACTGTTTAGAATAAAGGCCGACCGCTGGTTAGATTTCAATGCCAGTTATTCCATCAACGATCTTTTGACCCATAAAAATTACGGCCGGCTCGCCAGAAAAGGAATGCGCTCTTTCTGGAAATCGCATTATGAAATTTTTGATGACAATGATCACCTCAAATTCTCTGTTAGCGAAGACAATGCCTGGGTGAAAATTATGGACGGACTGGTGAGCGAAATCCCAATTATCGGCATGTTCACCGGATATTTCCTCAATCCTTCCTACACGGTAAAAGATGCCGGCGGAACAGAATATTTCCGATTAAAAAAAATGCCTTCTTTCATTGGAAGAAGATTTCAGCTTGACCGTTTAAAAGACATCGATGACCAGGACGAATCGTTGGTTGTTTTGTCTTTTTTAATGATGGTTTTGCTGGAAAGATCACGCGGATAA